From Cricetulus griseus strain 17A/GY chromosome 1 unlocalized genomic scaffold, alternate assembly CriGri-PICRH-1.0 chr1_0, whole genome shotgun sequence, a single genomic window includes:
- the Cyren gene encoding cell cycle regulator of non-homologous end joining (The RefSeq protein has 2 substitutions, 1 non-frameshifting indel and aligns at 99% coverage compared to this genomic sequence) — protein METLKSENKKRVLPSWMTAPVDEKRELSVKTPKRKKIAAGQVGLATRAPVMKTVYCMNEAEMVDVALGILIEGRKQEEPTLVAPDKPQPSPPYSASPHTSSPGSSSEKEDSGNRWPALGLSPSHGPEAADSPCSRSPEEEEEDALKYVREIFFS, from the exons ATGGAAACCCTAAAATCTGAGAACAAAAAGAGGGTCCTACCCTCGTGGATGACAGCCCCTGTGGATGAGAAGAGGGAGTTGTCAGTGAAGACACCCAAGAGGAAGAAGATAGCCGCCGGACAAGTTGGGTTAGCAACAAG GGCCCCTGTCATGAAGACTGTGTACTGCATGAATGAAGCTGAAATGGTAGATGTGGCTCTGGgaatcctgattgag GGCCGAAAACAGGAAAAGCCGACTCTGGTGGCCCCTGATAAGCCGCAGCCCTCCCCTCCCTACTCTGCCTCTCCTCACACCAGCTCCCCGGGGAGCAGCAGTGAGAAGGAGGACAGTGGGAACCGCTCGCCTGCTCTGGGCCTCAGCCCTTCCCACGGGCCAGAAGCTGCCGACTCTCCCTGTAGCAGAAGCccggaggaagaggaggaggaggaggatgcgCTCAAGTATGTCAGGGAGATATTTTTCAGTT
- the Tmem140 gene encoding transmembrane protein 140, with protein MSVSRLCRSHCLPLVGIMVLVAVVLSLMSYALLWKAGNLADLPNLRIGFYNFCLWKEDTGSLQCYNFPELEALGVPRVGLALARLGVYGALVLTIFAPLPLLLAQCNGDEGEWRLAVGFLAASSVLLASGLGLFLSFVWKWVRLTFLGPGFLALGLAQALLIFLLMTTVMLPPRGKKGESKWEDC; from the coding sequence ATGTCTGTCTCCAGGCTGTGTCGGAGCCACTGCCTGCCCTTGGTGGGCATCATGGTCCTTGTGGCTGTGGTCCTGTCGCTGATGTCCTACGCTCTCCTCTGGAAGGCTGGCAACCTCGCTGACCTGCCTAACCTGAGAATCGGCTTCTACAACTTCTGTCTGTGGAAGGAGGACACTGGCTCCCTACAGTGTTACAACTTTCCTGAGCTGGAGGCCCTGGGGGTTCCTCGGGTTGGCCTAGCCCTGGCCAGGCTTGGTGTGTATGGGGCCCTGGTCCTCACCATCTttgcccctctgcctctcctcctcgcCCAGTGCAACGGTGATGAAGGAGAGTGGCGGCTGGCGGTGGGCTTCCTGGCGGCATCCTCCGTGCTGCTGGCCAGCGGACTgggcctcttcctttccttcgTGTGGAAGTGGGTCAGGCTCACCTTCCTGGGGCCTGGCTTTCTGGCTCTGGGCCTAGCCCAGGCATTGCTCATTTTCTTGCTTATGACCACGGTTATGCTCCCTCCACGGGGAAAGAAGGGCGAGAGCAAGTGGGAGGACTGTTAG